A region from the Oceanidesulfovibrio marinus genome encodes:
- a CDS encoding Fur family transcriptional regulator — protein MLYSTAYLEKRLADLQEKLRSEGLRITPQRRAILRALVMEQGHPTAEELHRSLLPEYPTMSLATVYKTITMLKHLGEVLELEFSRDNRFDGHNPRPHPHLICQGCGRILDPDVPGLAEMIDTLKESTGFSVTTHRLDFYGLCPDCKSNNKKDG, from the coding sequence ATGCTCTACTCCACCGCATACCTCGAAAAGCGCCTCGCCGATCTGCAGGAGAAGCTCCGCAGCGAAGGGCTGCGCATCACGCCGCAGCGCCGGGCCATCCTGCGCGCGCTGGTGATGGAGCAGGGCCACCCCACGGCCGAGGAGTTGCACCGCTCCCTCCTGCCCGAGTATCCCACTATGAGCCTGGCCACGGTGTACAAGACCATCACCATGCTCAAGCACCTTGGCGAGGTCCTGGAGCTTGAGTTCAGCCGGGACAACCGCTTCGATGGCCATAACCCCCGCCCCCACCCGCACCTCATCTGCCAGGGCTGCGGCCGCATCCTGGACCCGGATGTGCCGGGCCTTGCAGAGATGATCGACACGCTCAAGGAGAGCACCGGCTTCTCCGTCACCACGCACCGCCTCGATTTCTACGGGCTGTGCCCCGATTGCAAGTCCAATAACAAGAAAGACGGGTAG
- a CDS encoding bacterioferritin, which translates to MADSAQMDKAARREKVIEALNHARSMELYAISQYMTQHYALDDMDYGELAKNMKLIAIDEMRHAEQFAERIKELGGEPTTDLADQVRKGQDVRTIFPFDSDVEDDTIDKYNQFLAVCREMGDNTSAKLLENIIDEEQEHANHFDNVAGHIADLGDSYLSKIAGTPASTGAASKGFVSSSSEG; encoded by the coding sequence ATGGCGGATTCCGCTCAGATGGACAAGGCAGCACGTCGCGAAAAGGTTATTGAGGCTCTCAATCACGCCCGCTCCATGGAGCTCTACGCTATCTCCCAGTACATGACCCAGCACTATGCGCTGGACGACATGGACTACGGCGAGCTGGCCAAGAACATGAAGCTCATCGCCATCGACGAGATGCGCCACGCCGAGCAGTTTGCCGAGCGCATCAAGGAGCTGGGCGGCGAGCCTACCACCGATCTGGCCGACCAGGTTCGCAAGGGCCAGGACGTGCGCACCATCTTCCCCTTCGACTCCGACGTGGAAGACGACACCATCGACAAGTACAACCAGTTCCTCGCCGTGTGCCGCGAGATGGGCGACAACACCAGCGCCAAGCTCCTGGAGAACATCATCGACGAGGAGCAGGAGCACGCCAACCACTTCGACAACGTGGCCGGCCACATTGCCGACCTGGGCGACTCGTATCTGTCCAAGATCGCCGGCACGCCGGCTTCCACCGGCGCGGCTTCCAAGGGATTTGTCAGCTCCAGCAGCGAGGGCTGA
- a CDS encoding MBL fold metallo-hydrolase: MIVVDPKRDIQDYLDISRDEGMRITHIVDTHVHADHVSGAHELASRTGAEICMHPDSPVDFTFTPLPEGHVLQAGNARLRVLHTPGHTPHSISLVVSDLARSEEPWMVLTGDLLFVGDIGRPDLAGSEILDAQVKNLYNSLFEKVGGLPEFLEVYPAHGAGSLCGKGMSPKNSSTLGYEMRHNPRLQYGSFEEFAGEMGGEFPLRPKSFTHIISTNMNGAPLLDRCPLERALTVSDFEKLMAEGAVVIDTRDGPAFGGSHIPGSLNIGFEKSMANWVGMVVDPKADILLVVQDRPAYDAMRTELHRIGYDNILGYLSGGIQAWIFAGKPVDKLEQVSGAELAERLQNGDRPALLDVRTDAEWDGGFIHGAQHMSFNEILDACCSLPTDEEVVVYCGSGYRSNMAGSYMQAHGYANVKSLAGGVMAWSRAGRQLSADL, translated from the coding sequence ATGATCGTGGTCGACCCCAAGCGGGACATCCAGGACTACCTGGACATCTCCCGCGACGAGGGCATGCGCATCACCCATATCGTGGATACGCACGTGCACGCCGACCACGTTTCCGGCGCGCATGAGCTGGCCTCGCGCACCGGCGCGGAGATATGCATGCATCCGGACAGCCCCGTGGACTTCACGTTCACGCCGCTGCCGGAAGGCCACGTGCTCCAGGCCGGCAACGCCAGGCTGCGGGTGCTGCACACCCCCGGCCACACTCCGCACTCCATCTCCCTGGTGGTCTCGGACCTTGCGCGCTCCGAGGAGCCGTGGATGGTGCTCACAGGCGACCTGCTCTTTGTGGGCGACATCGGCCGGCCCGATTTGGCCGGCTCGGAGATTCTGGATGCGCAAGTCAAGAACCTCTACAACTCCCTGTTCGAGAAGGTCGGGGGCCTGCCCGAGTTCCTGGAGGTCTATCCGGCCCACGGCGCAGGCTCCCTGTGCGGCAAGGGCATGAGCCCCAAGAACAGCTCCACCCTGGGCTACGAGATGCGTCACAACCCCAGGCTGCAGTATGGCTCCTTCGAGGAGTTCGCAGGCGAGATGGGCGGCGAGTTCCCGCTGCGCCCCAAAAGCTTCACGCACATCATCTCCACCAACATGAACGGCGCGCCGCTGCTGGACCGCTGCCCGCTGGAGCGCGCCCTTACCGTGAGCGACTTCGAGAAGCTCATGGCCGAAGGCGCCGTGGTCATCGACACCCGCGACGGCCCGGCCTTCGGCGGCAGCCACATCCCCGGCTCGCTGAACATCGGCTTTGAGAAGAGCATGGCCAACTGGGTGGGCATGGTGGTGGACCCCAAGGCGGACATCCTGCTCGTGGTGCAGGACAGGCCGGCCTACGACGCCATGCGCACCGAGCTGCACCGCATCGGCTACGACAACATCCTGGGCTACCTCTCCGGCGGCATCCAGGCCTGGATCTTCGCCGGGAAGCCCGTGGACAAGCTGGAGCAGGTCTCCGGCGCGGAGCTTGCCGAGCGGCTGCAGAACGGCGACAGGCCTGCGCTGCTGGACGTGCGCACCGACGCCGAGTGGGACGGCGGCTTCATCCACGGCGCGCAGCACATGTCCTTCAACGAGATCCTGGACGCCTGCTGCTCCCTGCCCACGGACGAGGAGGTGGTCGTCTACTGCGGCAGCGGCTACCGCTCCAACATGGCCGGCTCCTACATGCAGGCCCACGGCTACGCCAACGTCAAATCCCTTGCCGGCGGTGTGATGGCCTGGTCCAGGGCCGGGCGGCAGCTTTCCGCCGATCTGTAG
- a CDS encoding efflux RND transporter permease subunit: protein MIDKNGFSRPPQTLSEKFVGFCLQYRVVVFTVFALLLFWGISVAPFDWDLKSIPRNPVPVDAIPDIGENQQIVFTEWPGRSPQDVEDQVSYPLTTALLGIPGVKTVRSVSMFGFSSIYVIFEENVEFYWSRSRLLEKLASLPAGSLPQGVKPTLGPDATALGQVYWYTLEGRDADGNPTGGWNLDELRSVQDWYMRYGLQSAGGVSEVASIGGFVREYQVDVNPEAMRAANVTLEMVMRAVARSNLDVGARTIEVNSAEYIVRGVGFIKNIGDLEKSVVMARSDQPITVGDVASVQLGPAMRRGVLDKGGAEVVGGVVVARYGENPLAVIDNVKTKIGELEPGLPSKVLPDGRTSKLSVVPFYDRSGLIHETLGTLNTALVDEILVTIVVVLVTVMHLESSMLIASLLPMAVLLCFAAMKQFGVDANIVALSGIAIAIGTMVDMGIIITENILKRFEDAPPGMPTREIIRDASGEVAGAVLTAVATTIVSFLPVFAMQGAEGKLFKPLAFTKTFALFASIVVSVTVLPALATFFLRRGKGGQDTSRVLTVLVILAGAAVAWFGTWWIGGAIILVGASRFAALLLPPRGAFWLTRGAIILLAVAVAVMLSAHWMPLGPEHSLAVNAIFTLLLMGSLLGFFAVFQYFYPFMLRRILNFKALFMLLPVSVVLIGLLVWLGFPTVFGWLPHSVLGSRPAVAMANAFPGLGKEFMPPLDEGSFLFMPTTMPHASIGEVKDVLSKQDMAMNAVPEVDTAVGKLGRADTSLDPAPLSMIETVVNYKPEFIVDESGKQLRFKYRKDKLDYFRTPDGAPVPGPDGLPYLVQGKFLRDKDGKLIPDASGMPFRLWRPAIDPSINKDRDAWEGIKTPQDIWDEIEKSARIPGTTSAPYLQPIAARIVMLQSGMRAPMGIKVRGPDLETIQSVGLELEKLLKEVPTVQPEAVVADRIVGKPYLEIEIDRTAIARYGMPLEDVQRIIETAVGGRQLTTTVEGRERYPVRVRYQRELRDSPEALGSILVASMSGEQIPLRELAHIRYVRGPQAIKSEDTFLVGYVLFDKKPGFAEVDVVDNVRNYLQSKQDSGEFVLPKGVSYTFAGSYENQIRAQKRLAVILPVALAVIFLILYLQFKELPLTGIVFSGIAVAWAGGFILIWLYGQEWFLNVDLFGESLRTLFQVHPVNLSVAIWVGFLALFGIASDDGVLMATYLLESKDNMQTENTTQIRDAVVAGAERRIRPALMTSATTILALLPVLTSSGRGADIMVPMAIPSFGGMLVALLTVFVVPVLFCAVEEWRYKMARRRGETYD, encoded by the coding sequence ATGATCGACAAAAACGGATTCAGCCGCCCCCCGCAAACGCTCTCCGAGAAGTTCGTCGGCTTCTGCCTGCAGTATCGCGTCGTCGTCTTCACGGTCTTTGCCCTGCTCCTGTTCTGGGGCATCTCGGTGGCGCCCTTTGACTGGGATCTCAAGTCCATCCCGCGCAATCCCGTGCCCGTGGACGCCATTCCGGACATCGGCGAAAACCAGCAGATCGTGTTCACGGAGTGGCCCGGCCGCTCGCCCCAGGACGTGGAGGACCAGGTCTCCTACCCCCTGACCACGGCCCTGCTCGGCATCCCCGGCGTCAAGACCGTGCGCAGCGTCTCCATGTTCGGCTTCTCCTCCATCTACGTGATCTTCGAGGAGAACGTGGAGTTCTACTGGTCGCGCTCGCGCCTTCTGGAAAAGCTCGCCAGCCTGCCGGCCGGCAGCCTGCCACAAGGGGTGAAGCCCACCCTGGGGCCGGATGCTACGGCCCTGGGCCAGGTGTACTGGTACACGCTGGAGGGACGCGACGCAGACGGCAACCCCACCGGCGGCTGGAACCTGGATGAGCTGCGCAGCGTGCAGGACTGGTACATGCGCTACGGCCTGCAGTCGGCCGGCGGCGTCAGTGAGGTGGCCTCCATCGGCGGCTTTGTGCGCGAGTATCAGGTGGACGTGAACCCGGAGGCCATGCGCGCGGCCAACGTTACCCTGGAGATGGTGATGCGCGCCGTGGCGCGCTCCAACCTGGACGTGGGCGCGCGGACCATCGAGGTCAACAGCGCGGAGTACATCGTCCGCGGTGTCGGGTTCATCAAGAACATCGGGGACCTGGAGAAATCCGTGGTCATGGCGCGCAGCGACCAGCCCATCACCGTAGGCGACGTGGCCTCGGTGCAGCTCGGCCCGGCCATGCGGCGCGGTGTGCTGGACAAGGGCGGGGCCGAGGTCGTGGGCGGCGTGGTCGTCGCCCGCTACGGCGAAAACCCGCTTGCCGTCATCGACAACGTCAAGACGAAGATCGGCGAGCTGGAGCCAGGCCTGCCCTCCAAGGTGCTGCCGGACGGCCGCACCAGCAAGCTCTCGGTGGTGCCGTTCTACGACCGCTCCGGCCTGATCCACGAGACCCTCGGCACCCTGAACACCGCGCTCGTCGATGAAATCCTCGTGACCATCGTCGTGGTCCTGGTCACGGTGATGCACCTGGAAAGCTCCATGCTCATCGCCTCGCTCTTGCCCATGGCCGTGCTGCTGTGCTTTGCGGCCATGAAGCAGTTCGGAGTGGATGCGAACATCGTGGCGCTCTCGGGCATCGCCATCGCCATCGGCACCATGGTGGACATGGGCATCATCATCACCGAGAACATCCTGAAACGGTTCGAGGACGCGCCGCCAGGCATGCCTACCAGGGAGATAATCCGCGACGCCTCCGGCGAGGTGGCCGGCGCCGTGCTCACGGCCGTGGCCACCACCATCGTCAGCTTCCTGCCCGTGTTCGCCATGCAGGGCGCGGAGGGCAAGCTGTTCAAGCCCCTGGCCTTCACCAAGACCTTCGCGCTTTTCGCCTCCATCGTGGTTTCGGTCACGGTGCTGCCCGCACTGGCCACGTTCTTCCTGCGCCGGGGCAAGGGCGGACAGGACACCAGCCGGGTGCTCACGGTGCTGGTTATCCTCGCCGGCGCCGCCGTGGCCTGGTTCGGCACGTGGTGGATCGGCGGGGCCATCATCCTGGTGGGTGCATCGCGCTTCGCCGCTCTGCTGCTGCCCCCGCGCGGCGCGTTCTGGCTCACCCGCGGGGCCATCATCCTGCTGGCCGTGGCCGTGGCTGTGATGCTTTCGGCGCACTGGATGCCCCTGGGGCCGGAGCACAGCCTGGCGGTGAACGCCATCTTCACCCTGCTGCTCATGGGCTCGCTGCTGGGATTCTTTGCCGTGTTCCAGTACTTTTACCCGTTCATGCTCCGTAGAATACTGAACTTCAAAGCGCTCTTCATGCTCCTGCCCGTCTCGGTGGTGCTCATCGGCCTGCTTGTCTGGCTGGGCTTCCCCACGGTGTTCGGCTGGCTGCCGCATTCCGTGCTCGGCTCCAGGCCGGCCGTGGCCATGGCCAACGCCTTCCCAGGCCTGGGCAAGGAGTTCATGCCGCCGCTGGACGAGGGCTCGTTCCTGTTCATGCCCACCACCATGCCGCACGCCTCCATCGGCGAGGTCAAGGACGTGCTCTCCAAGCAGGATATGGCCATGAACGCCGTGCCCGAGGTGGACACGGCCGTGGGCAAGCTGGGCCGTGCCGACACATCTTTGGACCCGGCGCCGCTCTCCATGATCGAGACCGTGGTGAACTACAAGCCCGAGTTCATCGTGGACGAATCCGGCAAGCAGCTCCGCTTCAAGTATCGCAAGGACAAGCTGGACTACTTCCGCACGCCGGATGGCGCGCCAGTGCCCGGTCCGGACGGCCTGCCCTACCTGGTGCAGGGCAAGTTCCTGCGCGACAAGGACGGCAAGCTGATACCGGACGCCAGCGGCATGCCCTTCCGGCTCTGGCGGCCGGCCATCGATCCATCCATCAACAAGGACCGCGACGCCTGGGAAGGCATCAAGACGCCGCAGGACATCTGGGACGAGATCGAGAAGTCCGCGCGCATCCCCGGCACGACCTCGGCCCCGTACCTGCAGCCCATTGCCGCGCGCATCGTCATGCTGCAGTCCGGCATGCGAGCGCCCATGGGCATCAAGGTCCGCGGCCCGGACCTGGAGACCATCCAGAGCGTGGGGCTGGAGCTGGAAAAGCTGCTCAAGGAAGTGCCGACGGTGCAGCCCGAGGCAGTGGTGGCCGACCGCATCGTGGGCAAACCCTACCTGGAGATCGAGATCGACCGCACGGCCATTGCCCGCTACGGCATGCCCCTGGAGGACGTGCAGCGGATCATCGAGACCGCCGTGGGTGGCCGCCAGCTCACCACCACGGTGGAAGGCCGCGAGCGCTACCCCGTGCGCGTGCGCTACCAGCGCGAGCTGCGCGACTCCCCGGAGGCCCTGGGCTCCATCCTGGTCGCCTCCATGTCCGGCGAGCAGATCCCCCTGCGCGAGCTGGCCCACATCCGCTACGTGCGCGGTCCGCAGGCCATCAAGAGCGAGGACACCTTCCTGGTGGGCTACGTCCTCTTCGACAAGAAGCCTGGATTCGCCGAGGTGGACGTGGTGGACAACGTGCGCAACTACCTGCAATCCAAGCAGGACTCTGGCGAGTTCGTCCTGCCCAAGGGCGTGTCCTATACATTCGCCGGCAGCTACGAGAACCAGATCCGCGCGCAGAAGCGGCTCGCCGTGATCCTGCCCGTGGCCCTGGCCGTCATCTTCCTCATCCTCTACCTGCAGTTCAAGGAGCTGCCGCTGACGGGCATTGTCTTCTCGGGCATTGCCGTGGCCTGGGCCGGCGGCTTCATCCTCATCTGGCTATACGGGCAGGAGTGGTTCCTCAACGTCGATCTCTTCGGCGAGTCGTTGCGAACGCTCTTCCAGGTGCACCCGGTGAACCTCTCGGTAGCCATCTGGGTGGGCTTCCTGGCCTTGTTCGGCATCGCCTCGGACGACGGCGTGCTCATGGCCACCTACCTGCTGGAGTCCAAGGACAATATGCAGACCGAGAACACGACGCAGATCCGCGACGCCGTGGTGGCCGGCGCCGAGCGCCGCATCCGGCCCGCGCTGATGACATCGGCCACCACCATCCTCGCCCTGCTGCCGGTGCTCACCTCCAGCGGCCGTGGCGCGGACATCATGGTGCCCATGGCCATACCGTCCTTCGGCGGCATGCTCGTGGCCCTGCTCACGGTGTTCGTGGTGCCGGTGCTGTTCTGCGCCGTGGAGGAGTGGCGGTACAAGATGGCCAGACGCCGCGGAGAGACGTACGACTGA
- a CDS encoding efflux RND transporter periplasmic adaptor subunit — MKRSTRIFGIILLVLAVFIVGYLAGSPSRAPEHTAAGHNATKDQASGNETASASDSGKKSNVVWTCSMHPQIRLPEPGQCPICFMDLIPVTDDEGGGDEVSLRQIRLSPRAQALAEVEVTPVARRNVGLTTRLTGKVAYDETRLNEITSWVGGRLDTLYVDYTGQEVKRGERLASIYSPELFSAQAELIQANDALTRLAGSPSSLTKNTAQLTLDAARKKLALLGLSDAQIAAVLKRGKPSDHVVVTSTSSGVVIERHVTEGAYVKTGSPLFTVADLSHVWVVLEAYESDLPWIQMDRTVRFTTEAHPGETFEGNVVYIDPYVDKSTRTIRVRLDVDNEDGQLKPGMFVTAAQRSETGGGEAPLVIPASAPLLTGKRAVVYLQDPDDPALYYGREIVLGPRAGNVYIVREGLSEGDLVVTSGAFKIDSAVQIKARPSMMNPDTGAPAPAGHEHHTEGAPASPAAEMADMEMNTYAYDIPYDFAKQLPKLAQHFAVIEDGVYAAQQGATGVTTVRGLYKQFYDAICGIDPTAITDKEAALQWKELSMLLRNDSYLGSEAEDIDEAARIFKEFQGHFDTLSRTFPLQPKAQAATLPTTPEFGESLSRILQSYLALHAALANDDLDAAHAAAQEIQNQVNKAPADNLSDDAADVWQQSSEEMLDALGPVVSGKDLDSVRNAFQPLSTALSGLLTRFGGPNGAPIYEMFCSMAFGGKGGTWLQTQKDVLNPYYGQAMLGCGEVQREIEPAETTQAAPGTSGAKPSSILDTPDSFRQALAPIVSAYLSMQQELAKDDLAAAKNQAKAISLALPMVDDSVLSEAPAAIWSDTRAALEKGAAAVESSPDLTAARVGFRTLSQAMLTVVDRLGAGKQRGLYEAFCPMAFDDTGGTWVQEGETIENPYFGESMLQCGEIKRPLGAQ, encoded by the coding sequence ATGAAACGTTCCACGCGCATATTCGGCATCATTCTGCTCGTTCTCGCGGTGTTCATCGTCGGCTATCTTGCCGGCTCCCCATCCCGAGCCCCTGAACACACGGCCGCCGGGCACAATGCAACGAAAGACCAGGCATCCGGTAATGAGACCGCATCCGCATCAGATAGCGGCAAAAAGAGCAACGTCGTCTGGACGTGCTCCATGCATCCGCAGATACGGCTGCCGGAGCCGGGACAGTGCCCGATCTGTTTCATGGACCTGATCCCCGTGACCGATGACGAAGGCGGAGGCGACGAGGTGAGCCTGCGGCAGATACGCCTCTCCCCCAGGGCCCAGGCCCTGGCCGAGGTGGAGGTTACCCCGGTGGCCAGGCGCAACGTGGGCCTGACCACCCGCCTGACCGGCAAGGTGGCCTACGACGAGACCCGGCTCAACGAGATAACATCCTGGGTCGGCGGCCGGCTGGACACCCTGTACGTGGACTACACCGGCCAGGAGGTGAAGCGCGGTGAGCGCCTTGCCTCCATCTACAGCCCGGAGCTCTTCTCGGCCCAGGCCGAGCTCATCCAGGCCAATGACGCCCTGACCCGGCTGGCCGGCTCCCCTTCCTCTTTGACCAAGAACACGGCACAGCTCACCCTGGATGCGGCGCGCAAGAAGCTCGCCCTGCTGGGGCTGTCCGATGCGCAGATCGCAGCCGTGCTCAAGCGCGGCAAGCCCTCGGACCACGTCGTGGTCACATCCACCTCCAGCGGCGTAGTCATCGAGCGCCACGTCACCGAGGGCGCCTACGTCAAGACCGGCTCGCCCCTCTTCACCGTGGCCGATCTCTCCCACGTCTGGGTCGTGCTGGAGGCGTACGAGTCCGACCTGCCGTGGATTCAGATGGACCGCACGGTCCGCTTCACCACCGAGGCCCACCCCGGCGAGACCTTCGAGGGCAATGTGGTCTACATCGACCCCTACGTGGACAAGAGCACCCGCACCATCCGCGTGCGCCTGGACGTAGACAACGAGGACGGCCAGCTCAAGCCCGGCATGTTCGTCACCGCGGCGCAGCGCTCCGAGACCGGAGGCGGCGAGGCCCCGCTGGTCATCCCGGCGTCCGCGCCGCTGCTCACGGGCAAACGCGCCGTGGTCTATTTACAGGACCCGGACGATCCCGCGCTCTACTACGGCCGGGAGATCGTGCTGGGACCGCGGGCCGGCAACGTGTACATCGTGCGCGAGGGCCTGTCCGAAGGCGATCTCGTGGTCACCAGCGGCGCGTTCAAAATCGACTCGGCCGTGCAGATCAAGGCCAGGCCGTCCATGATGAACCCGGATACGGGCGCGCCTGCCCCGGCCGGGCACGAGCACCACACCGAAGGCGCTCCGGCCAGTCCGGCCGCCGAGATGGCCGACATGGAGATGAACACCTACGCCTACGATATTCCCTATGACTTCGCCAAACAGCTGCCCAAGCTCGCCCAGCATTTCGCCGTGATCGAGGACGGCGTGTACGCGGCGCAGCAGGGCGCAACCGGCGTGACCACCGTGCGCGGCCTGTACAAGCAGTTCTACGACGCCATCTGCGGCATCGACCCCACGGCGATCACCGACAAGGAAGCCGCCCTGCAGTGGAAAGAGCTCTCCATGCTCCTGCGCAACGACTCCTACCTGGGCAGCGAGGCCGAGGACATTGACGAGGCAGCGCGCATCTTCAAGGAGTTCCAGGGCCACTTCGACACGCTGTCCCGGACATTCCCGCTCCAGCCCAAGGCCCAGGCGGCAACCCTGCCCACAACACCGGAGTTCGGCGAGTCCCTCTCGCGCATCCTGCAATCGTACCTGGCGCTGCATGCGGCCCTGGCCAACGACGACCTGGACGCGGCCCACGCAGCAGCGCAGGAGATCCAAAACCAGGTGAACAAAGCCCCGGCGGATAATCTGAGCGATGACGCGGCTGACGTCTGGCAGCAATCGTCCGAGGAGATGCTCGACGCCCTGGGCCCGGTCGTGAGCGGCAAGGATCTGGACTCGGTGCGCAACGCCTTCCAACCCCTGTCCACGGCGCTCTCCGGCCTGCTCACTCGCTTCGGCGGCCCCAACGGCGCGCCCATATACGAGATGTTCTGCTCCATGGCCTTTGGCGGCAAGGGCGGCACATGGCTGCAAACGCAGAAGGACGTGCTCAACCCCTACTACGGCCAGGCCATGCTGGGCTGCGGCGAGGTGCAGCGCGAGATAGAGCCGGCCGAGACAACCCAGGCCGCGCCTGGGACCTCCGGCGCAAAGCCCTCGTCCATCCTGGATACCCCGGACTCCTTCCGCCAGGCCCTGGCTCCCATTGTCAGCGCCTATCTCTCCATGCAGCAGGAGCTGGCCAAGGATGACCTGGCCGCGGCCAAGAATCAGGCCAAGGCCATCTCCCTGGCCCTGCCCATGGTGGACGACTCGGTGCTGAGCGAAGCCCCGGCCGCCATCTGGAGCGATACCCGCGCCGCCCTGGAAAAAGGCGCCGCCGCGGTGGAGTCCTCGCCTGACCTCACAGCCGCCCGCGTGGGCTTCCGCACCCTGTCCCAGGCCATGCTCACCGTGGTGGACCGGCTCGGCGCCGGAAAGCAACGCGGCTTATATGAGGCGTTCTGCCCCATGGCCTTCGACGATACCGGCGGCACATGGGTCCAGGAAGGAGAAACCATAGAAAACCCGTACTTCGGAGAGTCCATGCTGCAGTGCGGCGAAATCAAACGCCCTCTCGGAGCGCAGTAG
- a CDS encoding YHS domain-containing protein codes for MTSFKNICRITILACCLTLLLAAAAFAKPQDTCPVLGNKLTNKNTYVDYEGKRIYFCCPGCDAKFKADPEKYIKEMEEQGVEFDKAPAPKE; via the coding sequence ATGACGTCTTTCAAGAACATCTGCCGCATCACCATTCTGGCCTGCTGCCTCACCCTGCTGCTCGCCGCCGCGGCGTTCGCCAAACCCCAGGACACCTGCCCGGTGCTCGGCAACAAGCTGACCAACAAGAACACCTACGTAGACTACGAGGGCAAGCGCATCTACTTCTGCTGCCCGGGCTGCGACGCCAAGTTCAAGGCCGACCCGGAGAAGTACATCAAGGAAATGGAAGAGCAGGGCGTGGAGTTCGACAAGGCCCCGGCTCCGAAAGAGTAA
- the prxU gene encoding thioredoxin-dependent peroxiredoxin (Most members of this family contain a selenocysteine.) has translation MSDSNKPLCDRPGGGPVGQDAQPAQPDEPRIEQEKGGTMITVGQKAPDFEAPAYFKGEFTNVKLSSYLGKWVVLCFYPGDFTFVUATEVSAVAEKNSEFEELGVQVLSMSVDSVFVHKMWVDHELSKMITAGTVPFPMLSDGGGKVGELYSVYSPENGVDVRGRFLIDPDGVIQGFEVLSPPVGRNVSETLRQIQAFQLVRETQGGEVTPSGWRPGSTTLNPGVGLVGKVWEKWKVTEAFE, from the coding sequence ATGTCCGATTCGAACAAGCCGCTCTGCGACAGACCGGGGGGAGGTCCCGTCGGCCAGGATGCGCAGCCAGCGCAACCCGATGAACCACGCATCGAACAAGAAAAAGGAGGAACCATGATTACTGTCGGTCAAAAAGCTCCTGATTTCGAGGCCCCAGCCTACTTCAAGGGCGAGTTCACCAACGTCAAGCTCTCCAGCTACCTGGGCAAGTGGGTGGTCCTGTGTTTCTATCCCGGTGATTTCACTTTTGTTTGAGCAACCGAGGTCTCGGCGGTCGCCGAGAAGAATTCCGAATTCGAGGAGCTCGGTGTGCAGGTCCTGTCCATGAGCGTTGATTCCGTCTTCGTTCACAAGATGTGGGTGGACCATGAGCTCTCCAAAATGATCACCGCAGGCACCGTACCGTTCCCCATGCTCTCCGATGGCGGCGGCAAGGTAGGCGAGCTGTACAGCGTGTACAGCCCGGAGAACGGCGTGGATGTACGCGGCCGTTTCCTCATCGACCCCGACGGCGTAATCCAGGGCTTCGAGGTGCTCTCGCCGCCCGTGGGCCGCAACGTGTCGGAAACCCTGCGACAGATTCAGGCGTTCCAGTTGGTGCGCGAGACCCAGGGCGGCGAAGTCACGCCGTCCGGCTGGCGTCCGGGCTCGACCACTCTTAATCCGGGGGTCGGCCTGGTCGGCAAGGTCTGGGAAAAATGGAAGGTCACTGAAGCCTTCGAGTAG